A genome region from Mesorhizobium sp. B2-1-8 includes the following:
- a CDS encoding response regulator, with translation MRLLLVEDNRELADWLGKTLRQANYVVDIVHDGEDVEHALAAGDHALVILDLALPRMGGLEVLRMLRTRGNRVPVIVLTANASLDGRVKGLNEGADDYLAKPFQIEELEARIRVQLRRANDRKAPVVACGDLVFDTNTRLFSLSGETLALTPREHAVLEQLMIKAGRTVSKAALSAAIYDFETDADPSAIEIYVHRVRKKLEGSRVQITTLRGLGYLLRHDDLAS, from the coding sequence ATGCGATTGCTGCTTGTGGAGGACAATCGCGAACTGGCGGACTGGCTGGGCAAGACCTTGCGCCAGGCGAATTACGTCGTCGACATCGTCCATGACGGCGAGGACGTCGAGCATGCGCTTGCCGCCGGCGACCACGCGCTTGTCATTCTCGATCTTGCGCTGCCTCGCATGGGCGGACTGGAAGTGCTGCGCATGCTGCGAACGCGTGGCAACCGGGTGCCGGTGATCGTACTGACCGCCAATGCCAGCCTCGATGGCCGGGTCAAAGGCCTCAACGAAGGCGCCGACGACTATCTGGCGAAGCCCTTCCAGATCGAAGAGCTCGAAGCACGCATCCGCGTCCAACTGCGCCGCGCCAATGACCGGAAGGCCCCCGTCGTTGCCTGCGGCGACCTCGTCTTCGACACCAACACCAGGCTGTTCTCGCTGAGCGGCGAGACACTCGCATTGACACCGCGCGAACATGCCGTGCTCGAGCAATTGATGATCAAGGCGGGACGCACGGTGAGCAAGGCAGCCTTGTCCGCGGCGATCTATGATTTCGAGACCGATGCCGATCCAAGCGCCATCGAGATCTATGTGCATCGTGTGCGCAAGAAGCTTGAAGGCTCGCGCGTCCAGATCACAACTTTGCGTGGTCTCGGCTATCTCTTGCGCCACGATGATCTGGCGTCATGA
- a CDS encoding sensor histidine kinase has protein sequence MRTNSLRLQLLAWVVLPLAGLATINLWTSQRNALATADLVTDRMLVGSARMIAEQVTMTDGVINATVPPAALEMFDTGDRDRVYYGVEAAGGRLLTGYPGLPNTPGHPSMEATYRDQALRLLTFTHAVVGAGEDSPISVTVGVTLFGHDAMVRRLWFSAFTQQLALVAIAGVFVLLGLRRGLAPLIRLRDAVRSPKRSELDPIEVAGAQSEIRPLVDALNAYMERVRAQMAAQRRFIANAAHQLRTPLALLSTQASYALRETAVDARREALVALQASSARLARLAEQLLTLSRAEPGSRRPRADRIDLTQAARQVLETHAPRAVDRNIDLGLDETGAVPVIGDGTMLREMIVNLVDNALRYTPAGGTVTVKIAAADGEAVLTVTDDGPGIPADERDHVFERFYRLAGATDEGSGLGLAIVREVVENASGRVTLADSAAGGLVVEVRLPLAGG, from the coding sequence ATGAGGACTAACAGCCTGCGCCTGCAATTGCTGGCCTGGGTCGTGCTCCCCCTCGCCGGGCTTGCGACCATCAATCTGTGGACCAGCCAGCGCAACGCTCTGGCGACCGCCGATTTGGTCACCGACCGCATGCTGGTCGGATCGGCACGGATGATCGCCGAGCAGGTCACAATGACCGACGGAGTGATCAACGCCACGGTGCCGCCGGCAGCGCTCGAGATGTTCGACACCGGCGACCGCGACAGGGTCTACTACGGTGTCGAAGCCGCGGGGGGACGGCTGTTGACCGGCTATCCCGGGCTGCCCAACACGCCCGGACACCCCAGTATGGAAGCGACCTATCGCGACCAGGCGCTGCGGCTGCTGACCTTTACGCACGCGGTGGTCGGCGCCGGCGAAGACTCGCCGATATCGGTCACCGTCGGCGTCACGCTTTTCGGTCACGACGCGATGGTGCGGCGTCTCTGGTTCAGCGCCTTTACCCAGCAACTGGCGCTGGTGGCGATTGCCGGCGTCTTCGTGCTGCTCGGCCTTCGGCGAGGGTTGGCGCCACTCATCAGGCTGCGCGACGCGGTGCGTTCCCCGAAACGCAGCGAACTCGATCCCATCGAAGTCGCCGGTGCGCAGAGTGAAATCCGACCGCTGGTCGATGCACTCAACGCCTATATGGAACGGGTGCGGGCGCAGATGGCGGCGCAGCGCCGTTTCATCGCCAATGCCGCGCATCAACTGCGCACGCCGCTGGCGCTGTTGTCGACGCAAGCGAGCTACGCGCTACGCGAAACCGCTGTCGATGCACGCCGCGAAGCGCTTGTCGCCTTGCAGGCAAGCTCCGCCCGGTTGGCGCGGCTGGCCGAGCAGCTCCTGACCTTGTCGCGCGCCGAACCAGGCAGCCGGCGACCGCGCGCCGACCGCATCGACCTGACGCAAGCCGCGCGCCAAGTGCTGGAAACCCATGCGCCGAGGGCCGTCGATCGCAACATCGATCTCGGTCTCGATGAGACCGGCGCCGTACCGGTCATCGGCGACGGCACGATGCTGCGGGAGATGATCGTCAACCTCGTCGACAACGCGCTGCGCTACACACCGGCAGGCGGCACCGTCACCGTCAAGATCGCCGCCGCCGATGGCGAGGCCGTGCTGACGGTCACCGACGACGGGCCAGGCATACCCGCCGACGAGCGCGACCATGTCTTCGAGCGCTTCTACCGGCTGGCCGGCGCGACCGACGAAGGCAGCGGCCTCGGACTCGCCATCGTGCGCGAGGTGGTGGAAAATGCCAGCGGCCGCGTCACCCTTGCGGATAGCGCGGCCGGCGGCCTGGTGGTCGAGGTGCGTCTGCCATTGGCCGGCGGTTAA
- a CDS encoding ABC transporter permease, translating into MTDAAIDIRAGGFRPGTSDAEIEAAAAKAAQHRRRTVIFWRYAILIVFLAAWEIAGRKAWIDPFFYATPSAIAQRLYEWMTEGTSEGPLWYHLYVTMEESVLGFVTGSVAGILIGVALGRNRMAADIFSIYIKVINSIPRVVLAPIFIMILGLGLASKVALAFIMVFFVVFHNAFQGVREADRAMIANARILGASDWQLTRSVIVPSAMSWIFASLHVSFGFAIIGAIVGEFVGSRYGIGLLINIAKGSFDAAGMYAAIVIIMVVALGAEYLMTMVENRLAKWRPQPLHETQ; encoded by the coding sequence ATGACCGATGCCGCCATCGACATCAGGGCAGGAGGCTTCAGGCCGGGAACCTCGGACGCCGAAATAGAAGCCGCAGCCGCCAAGGCCGCGCAGCATCGCCGCCGCACGGTGATCTTCTGGCGGTATGCCATCCTCATCGTCTTCCTCGCCGCCTGGGAAATCGCCGGACGCAAGGCCTGGATCGATCCGTTCTTCTACGCCACGCCAAGCGCGATCGCGCAAAGGCTCTATGAGTGGATGACGGAAGGCACGTCCGAAGGGCCGCTCTGGTACCATCTCTATGTCACGATGGAGGAGTCCGTCCTCGGCTTCGTCACAGGCTCGGTTGCCGGCATCCTCATCGGCGTCGCGCTTGGCCGCAACCGCATGGCCGCCGACATCTTTTCCATCTACATCAAGGTGATCAACTCCATCCCTCGCGTGGTGCTGGCGCCGATCTTCATCATGATCCTTGGCCTTGGCCTCGCTTCGAAAGTGGCGCTGGCCTTCATCATGGTGTTCTTCGTCGTCTTCCACAACGCCTTCCAGGGCGTGCGCGAGGCCGACCGGGCGATGATCGCCAATGCCCGTATCCTCGGCGCTTCCGACTGGCAGCTGACCCGCTCGGTGATCGTGCCGTCGGCGATGAGTTGGATCTTCGCCAGTCTGCACGTCAGCTTCGGCTTCGCCATCATCGGCGCCATCGTCGGCGAGTTCGTCGGCTCACGTTACGGTATCGGGCTCTTGATCAACATCGCCAAGGGTTCCTTCGATGCCGCAGGCATGTATGCCGCGATCGTCATCATCATGGTGGTGGCGCTGGGAGCGGAATATCTGATGACGATGGTCGAGAACCGTCTGGCGAAATGGCGTCCGCAGCCGCTGCACGAGACGCAGTGA
- a CDS encoding ABC transporter ATP-binding protein, producing the protein MAQEKSAPAIELINVSRRFLSPTGKSLTAIREFTMTVERGEFVAVVGPTGCGKSTTLNLVTGLASPSAGEVRVMGAPVKGIDSRIGFVFQSDALFPWRTVIENVMAGPLFRGRAKAEAMAAARDWLARVGLARFEHHYPHQLSGGMRKRVALAQTFINGPEILLMDEPFSALDVQTRVLMHEELLRLWSEAKASVVFVTHDLEEAIALADKVYVLTAGPATVKSVYTIDLPRPRVVADIRYEQSFIDYSRTIWADLKEEVETSYARAAA; encoded by the coding sequence ATGGCACAAGAAAAAAGCGCACCGGCAATCGAGCTGATCAATGTCAGCCGCCGCTTCCTGTCACCAACCGGCAAGTCGCTGACCGCGATCCGTGAATTCACCATGACCGTAGAGCGGGGCGAATTCGTCGCCGTCGTCGGCCCGACCGGCTGCGGAAAGTCCACCACCCTCAACCTCGTCACCGGATTGGCGAGCCCAAGCGCGGGCGAGGTCCGGGTCATGGGCGCGCCCGTCAAGGGAATCGATTCCCGCATCGGCTTCGTCTTTCAAAGCGACGCGCTGTTTCCATGGCGCACGGTGATCGAGAACGTCATGGCCGGGCCGCTCTTCCGTGGCAGGGCCAAGGCAGAAGCGATGGCGGCGGCGCGCGACTGGCTTGCGCGCGTCGGCCTGGCGCGCTTCGAACATCACTATCCGCACCAGCTCTCCGGCGGCATGCGCAAGCGCGTGGCACTGGCGCAGACCTTCATCAATGGCCCCGAGATTCTGCTGATGGACGAGCCGTTTTCCGCGCTCGACGTGCAGACGCGTGTTCTCATGCACGAGGAACTGCTGCGTCTTTGGTCCGAAGCCAAGGCCTCGGTCGTTTTCGTTACCCATGACCTTGAGGAAGCAATAGCGCTGGCCGACAAAGTCTACGTGCTGACCGCCGGGCCGGCGACGGTGAAGTCGGTCTACACCATCGACCTGCCGCGTCCGCGCGTCGTCGCCGACATACGTTACGAGCAAAGCTTCATCGACTATTCGCGCACCATCTGGGCCGATCTCAAGGAAGAGGTCGAGACCAGCTATGCCCGCGCTGCCGCGTGA
- a CDS encoding ABC transporter substrate-binding protein, which yields MTGFISKRALRTAALTLAITATGATGATVASAADEKISIMVGGYEKQIYLPAKLTEALGYFKDEGLDVELLNEPAGVDAENEMLAGAVQGVVGFYDHCIDLQAKGKFVESIVQFSQAPGEVELVSTKHPEIKSPADFKGMNLGVTGLGSSTNFLTEYLAVKNGLKLGEFTSIPVGAGDTFIAAMQQDKIQAGMTTEPTITRLLKTGEAKVLIDMRTIEGTKAALGGTYPAASLYMQTDWVEAHKDVVQKLANAFVKTQKFINTHSGAEIADKMPKDYYVGDKEGYVKALDAGKAMFTADGTMPEGGPETVLTVLSAFKKELQGKQIDLSKTYTTEFVKNAK from the coding sequence GTGACCGGTTTCATCTCGAAGCGTGCCTTGCGCACCGCCGCCTTGACGCTTGCCATCACCGCCACGGGCGCCACAGGCGCCACGGTGGCATCGGCGGCCGACGAAAAGATTTCCATCATGGTGGGTGGCTATGAAAAGCAGATCTATCTGCCCGCCAAGCTCACCGAAGCCCTGGGCTATTTCAAGGACGAGGGCCTCGACGTCGAGTTGCTGAACGAACCGGCCGGCGTCGACGCCGAAAACGAAATGCTGGCCGGCGCCGTGCAAGGCGTTGTCGGCTTCTACGATCATTGCATCGACCTGCAGGCCAAAGGCAAATTCGTCGAGTCCATTGTCCAGTTCAGCCAGGCGCCCGGCGAGGTCGAACTGGTTTCGACGAAGCATCCCGAAATCAAGTCGCCGGCCGATTTCAAGGGCATGAACCTTGGTGTCACCGGTCTCGGCTCCTCGACAAACTTCCTGACGGAATACCTTGCCGTGAAGAACGGCTTGAAGCTGGGTGAATTCACCTCGATCCCCGTCGGCGCCGGCGATACGTTCATCGCCGCGATGCAACAGGACAAGATCCAGGCGGGTATGACGACCGAACCGACCATCACCCGGCTGCTCAAGACGGGTGAAGCCAAAGTCCTTATCGACATGCGTACGATAGAAGGCACCAAAGCCGCGCTCGGCGGCACGTACCCGGCCGCCTCTCTCTACATGCAGACAGATTGGGTCGAGGCCCACAAGGATGTGGTGCAGAAGCTGGCCAATGCTTTCGTCAAGACGCAGAAATTCATCAATACCCATAGCGGCGCTGAAATCGCCGACAAGATGCCGAAGGACTACTACGTCGGCGACAAGGAAGGTTATGTGAAGGCCCTCGATGCCGGCAAGGCGATGTTCACCGCCGACGGCACAATGCCCGAGGGCGGCCCCGAGACGGTGCTGACTGTGCTGTCGGCCTTCAAGAAGGAACTGCAAGGCAAGCAGATCGATCTGTCGAAAACCTACACGACGGAATTCGTCAAGAACGCGAAGTAA